TGAAATTCTTACCGGTAAGCGTCTGGAAATAGCCGTTGATATTCACGCTTTCCTCAGCTAGTCCATTTAAAATACGGCTAAGATCCCGATCACTCACGGTAGAAGTAAATTGTGTTCTGATATTGAAATCTAGGCATGCATTTCCCATCCCATTTCACTCCCATAAAAAGTCTTATCTATAGGATATGAGAAATGGCTCGGCATGCTTGGACTTTTCACTTTTCCCTATGCAGCTTTTTTGTCTTTCCACCATTTAAAAAGAGAGAAAAGCAGAATCACGGCAATTGTGCATAAAATGACTATGAATTTGTTTGGCTGGGCCTCTGAGGAAGTAATAGGGGTGGATGCGACCTCCCCGTAAACAGCCTGTGGAAACCACAGCATTAAAAATATACTTATAAATAGAAACCGGTAGTTAGCCAGTAATCCCATTTTAACCATCGCCCCTTTTATTTTATATCGTGAACAATGACCTAGTATTTAGTTTATTAGATAATTTTCTGATAAATTCGTAGGTTAAAACGAAATTGATGCAAATAAGTAGATTATAATAATAGAAAAAAGGGAATGGGGGAATAGAGATGGACTTTAGTACTACATAATTATTTTATAGAGATAGGATGCATAATCCATAGAAGGGAACCGTGCAATGCAAAACACTTCTTATAGTCCACAGAAAATGATTTACAAAAATTTTGATGAAGCAGCGGATAATATCTTGAAAATGATGAGCAGGCTACTCGACATCAATACCCTGTTCATTGCAAAGAATGACCGCTGTACGAACAAAATTATGAAAGTACTAAATAAAAAGGATATTTTGCTAGAAGAAGGTGGAACCCTTCCTTTTGAGCAGACATTCTGCAAGCTATCTGTGGACCACGGCACCAAGCCTTTAATCATTCCGGATATTACACAAAGTGACCTGACAAAGGACATGGTTGTCACCAAAAGTCTAGGTGAGGGTAGCTTTATAGGTATACCTATTTACTATGAAGATGGAGAAAATTACGGCACGCTATGCGGCTTGGATAATAGACCATATAATTTTCGGGAAGAACTAATTGAAATTTTTGAAACAATGGGATCGCTGCTTACATATGTCCTTGAACTGGATGAAGCCTACCAACAAATCCGGAGTCTCTCGGTTCCGTTCATTCCTATAACTAAAGGTGTTGCCATCCTTACTATTACAGGTAATGTCAATGAACAACGAGCAGATACAATCATCTCCCTTGCGTTAGAAAAAAGTCAGGATCTAGCCTTGGACTATCTAATTATTGACCTTTCGGGAATTGGAAAAATAAATGAAATAGTCAGCTATTCTTTACTTAAAATAGTCAATCTTCTTCAAATAATAGGCGTAAAACCAATCTTAACTGGAATTACCCCCGATGTTGCCATCAAAGCTATTGGCGTCGGATTTGAGACAGATGATATCCTCGTTCAATCCAACTTAGAACAGGCATTAAAGAAAATTGGGTTAACTTTGTTAAAGAATAAATAAATAATCTACTTGAAAAAAGCAACCAAGATGATGGTTGCTTTAAGCTTGTCGAAATGTGTGTGGATTTATTGATATATTGTGGGATTTCTCGATATCCACCTTATTTTTCTTGATAAATTCCGAAATTTCTTGATATCCACCCTGAATTTCTTGATATATCGCAAAATTTCTTGATATCCGTCACTTCCGCCGACTGCAGCGCAGCCGGCGATTTTAGAAGTCCTAATCCTGAAAGCAACCAATTCGATGGTTGCTTTTTCCTCCTTAGCTAACATTTAAATTTAACAAGTTCATCCCAAAAACAAGGATGACTGAAACAAGTAATATTACCATGTCACTAATGGTTAAAATCGCTTCTTTTGGATTATCAGTATATCTCCATTCAAAGAAAGCCCGCACCAAATAGTCCGAAATAATTAATAATACAAGAACCAATGAGATACTCAAAATAGAAATGCGCTCATAAGAAATCAGGAAAATTAGAATGAAGTTTACAACCACAGTAACTAACCTCAAACCCCAATCGATTCTTGCGTGCCATTTATTAATATGATTATATGAAAAGAACTTCTTTTTAGTTTTTTCAATGTTAAATAGACTCCGTAATAACCTCTTTATTAGATACATGATGGGAGAAACGATAATAACAATAAAGAAAATATTTAACCAAAACATATGTAACCTCCATTTAAGAAAACTCTCTATAGATAAGTGTATTCCATTTATTTCTAGATTACCATAGCCTAATATGGTATTTTTTGAGTGGGGGGAGAGCAAATTGAACAAATTTAATATCATCAAAAACAAGCAAGAATACTGGCTAGTGGACCAAGTTAGAAAGGGAGATGTTTCAACGGAATTATACATACACGGATTGGCAGATATCCTAGAGGAGTGGACCCGGTTAGAAATTGGCTACTTGTCCTTGCTAATCGATGAACAATTTGAAAGCTGGTTGCTTGAAAAGAAGTTTCACAAGATTTCAAGTATCGTGGAATACACAAGAAAACTAAACGACTTACCTTTAACGAACGACCAAATAGTCTGCTATTCCCTTGCAGAAGGATTAATGGATGATCAAAAATACGCTGAGCTATATGAGCTTTGCCGATCGGGAAGTGCTAACAAGAATACGAAGCAACCTATAGCCCAGGTGATGAGTTCACTAGAAAATGAACTAGGACCGGAATGGCGCAAACATTGCTATTATTTTTTAAAAGATGGAGCTTTTGCCGGCATAAGTATCCCTCACATTGAAATGGGAACAGAAGATGAAGGGAGACTATTTTATTTCGGAGTAGTTCCTGAGCTAAGAGGACAAGGGATTGGTGCACAAATTCATCGAGTAAGTATGGAGTTACTTAAGATATTCCATGCCACCTATTATGTTGGCAGCACAGATGTTAACAATGCTAATATGATAAAAATCTTTGAGAAAAATGGTTGCCAACTCCGGGATAAGAAAGGCATTTATAAGATAGTCAGATGAGCTCATTTTAAAAGG
This window of the Sutcliffiella horikoshii genome carries:
- a CDS encoding GAF domain-containing protein; translated protein: MQNTSYSPQKMIYKNFDEAADNILKMMSRLLDINTLFIAKNDRCTNKIMKVLNKKDILLEEGGTLPFEQTFCKLSVDHGTKPLIIPDITQSDLTKDMVVTKSLGEGSFIGIPIYYEDGENYGTLCGLDNRPYNFREELIEIFETMGSLLTYVLELDEAYQQIRSLSVPFIPITKGVAILTITGNVNEQRADTIISLALEKSQDLALDYLIIDLSGIGKINEIVSYSLLKIVNLLQIIGVKPILTGITPDVAIKAIGVGFETDDILVQSNLEQALKKIGLTLLKNK
- a CDS encoding DUF4181 domain-containing protein; the encoded protein is MFWLNIFFIVIIVSPIMYLIKRLLRSLFNIEKTKKKFFSYNHINKWHARIDWGLRLVTVVVNFILIFLISYERISILSISLVLVLLIISDYLVRAFFEWRYTDNPKEAILTISDMVILLVSVILVFGMNLLNLNVS
- a CDS encoding GNAT family N-acetyltransferase, with the protein product MNKFNIIKNKQEYWLVDQVRKGDVSTELYIHGLADILEEWTRLEIGYLSLLIDEQFESWLLEKKFHKISSIVEYTRKLNDLPLTNDQIVCYSLAEGLMDDQKYAELYELCRSGSANKNTKQPIAQVMSSLENELGPEWRKHCYYFLKDGAFAGISIPHIEMGTEDEGRLFYFGVVPELRGQGIGAQIHRVSMELLKIFHATYYVGSTDVNNANMIKIFEKNGCQLRDKKGIYKIVR